From Zingiber officinale cultivar Zhangliang chromosome 5B, Zo_v1.1, whole genome shotgun sequence, the proteins below share one genomic window:
- the LOC121984497 gene encoding NAC domain-containing protein 83-like, translated as MDKPVFARHGSVLRLPPGFRFDPTDEELVVQYLKRKINSCPLPASIIPEIINLRNYDPWDLPGGCKEVKYFFSLTDVKYSCHGRSSRAAGLGYWKSEGKEKQVMASQRNQAVGMKKVLVFYHRKPQTRTDWIMHEYHLVPQRNHSAHNCVVPKGDWVLCRIFRRKRTTKMENGDEHGGIINEDTNLKDLVRNRNLRPSLSSSSMDSSCVTEFSDGSSDGEEANSVRT; from the exons ATGGATAAGCCAGTTTTTGCAAGGCATGGCAGTGTGTTAAGGCTGCCCCCTGGGTTTAGGTTCGACCCGACTGATGAAGAACTCGTGGTTCAATACCTGAAAAGGAAGATAAACTCCTGTCCCTTGCCTGCCTCAATCATCCCTGAGATCATCAATCTCAGGAACTATGATCCCTGGGACCTTCCTG GAGGATGCAAGGAGGTGAAGTACTTTTTCAGTCTCACAGATGTTAAATATTCATGCCATGGCCGATCGAGCCGCGCTGCGGGATTGGGTTACTGGAAATCAGAGGGGAAGGAGAAGCAGGTGATGGCTTCTCAGCGCAACCAGGCGGTGGGGATGAAGAAGGTTTTGGTGTTCTACCACAGAAAGCCGCAGACTAGAACTGACTGGATCATGCACGAGTACCATCTTGTTCCTCAAAGGAATCACTCCGCTCAT AATTGTGTGGTTCCGAAAGGCGATTGGGTGCTCTGTCGGATTTTCAGAAGGAAAAGAACAACTAAGATGGAGAACGGTGATGAACATGGTGGAATCATAAATGAGGATACTAATTTGAAGGATTTGGTGAGAAACAGAAACCTAAGACCATCTTTATCCTCCTCCTCCATGGATTCTAGCTGTGTGACTGAGTTCTCTGATGGAAGTAGTGATGGAGAGGAAGCTAACTCAGTAAGAACATGA
- the LOC121986710 gene encoding 60S acidic ribosomal protein P0-like, translating into MVVKLSKAEKKVRYDKKLCSLLDEYGKVLITAADNVGSNQLQSIRRGLRGDSVILMGKNTLIRRCIRFHTEKTGNKDFLNLLPLLGNVGLIFTKGDLKEVSEEVAKYKLFYVGYYNDQSFGSSDQYLLVEVFHFASIDNEKAVKLYEVPLVKFLEQK; encoded by the exons ATGGTGGTGAAGCTCTCAAAAGCGGAGAAGAAGGTCCGCTACGACAAGAAGTTGTGCTCGCTTCTAGACGAGTACGGGAAGGTCCTAATCACCGCCGCCGACAATGTTGGGTCCAACCAGCTCCAAAGCATCCGCAGGGGCCTCCGCGGTGACTCCGTCATCCTCATGGGCAAGAACACCCTCATCCGCCGCTGCATCCGCTTCCACACCGAGAAGACAGGCAACAAGGACTTCCTCAACCTCCTCCCCCTTCTC GGGAATGTGGGATTGATATTCACAAAGGGCGATCTTAAGGAAGTTAGCGAGGAGGTTGCCAAGTACAAG CTATTTTATGTTGGATATTACAATGATCAGAGTTTTGGGTCAAGTGATCAATATTTGTTGGTTGAGGTTTTCCATTTTGCAA GCATTGATAATGAGAAGGCAGTCAAGCTTTATGAAGTTCCACTCGTGAAATTCTTGGAGCAGAAATAG